A part of Setaria viridis chromosome 8, Setaria_viridis_v4.0, whole genome shotgun sequence genomic DNA contains:
- the LOC140220215 gene encoding uncharacterized protein has translation MGKEGATREAWARKVLLERSNNGEALLHPHDALSHVFARLPSAADVVRSAATCRRWARLIAEDAAVLSGVLPPLPCLTLGFFHQENAGATARRRRASSADAQPCFVPTAAAARLIGLPGPSWTALADAVLGLGDGRGLFEHARPVAARNGWLVLELRQERYTDGLKLCVCNPTRGDLAVLPPLAGADNLGDYACALYTGHDLDTPRPLSPFFRLLIVYNRRAFTALRSYSSDTGRWSTEAKRSWGPKIASEKLRELGQSIVFRGVAYWLLGRTAFAVRLDTPEPAEERMPQCGIPNLPPGWRAFGVAADGKLMFVDAALGLDYKAAVRSYHLTVAKRAVFCPSTGDDGCSGAWDWTNRYCIRLKELKVRCGGSQEEKVPPYGDKVNLRWFCEKSGNLLFTLGEGTGSPGAFVLNMATEHVEKVADGVDCDSWRNFVGYEMDGAAYLASISRG, from the exons ATGGGCAAGGAAGGTGCTACTAGAGAGGCATGGGCAAGGAAGGTGCTACTAGAGCGG AGTAACAATGGCGAGGCCCTCCTGCATCCGCACGACGCTCTCTCGCACGTCTTCGCCAGGCTCCCCAGCGCAGCCGACGTGGTCCGCTCCGCCGCCACGTGCCGGCGCTGGGCCCGCCTCAtcgccgaggacgccgccgtGCTCTCAGGCGTGCTTCCGCCCCTGCCTTGCCTCACCCTCGGCTTTTTCCACCAGGAGAACGCCGGGGCCACCGCGCGCAGGCGCAGAGCATCCTCCGCCGATGCACAGCCATGCTTCGtcccgacggccgccgccgcgaggctGATCGGCCTACCTGGGCCGTCCTGGACCGCACTAGCCGATGCTGTGCTGGGCCTGGGCGATGGTCGCGGCCTGTTCGAGCACGCCCGCCCTGTCGCGGCCCGCAACGGCTGGCTCGTGCTCGAGCTCAGGCAGGAGCGTTACACCGATGGCCTAAAGCTCTGCGTGTGCAACCCCACGAGAGGAGACCTGGCCGTGCTCCCGCCTCTCGCTGGCGCCGACAACCTGGGGGACTACGCGTGCGCTCTCTACACCGGCCACGACCTCGACACGCCACGGCCACTGTCGCCCTTCTTCCGCCTGCTCATAGTCTACAACCGCCGCGCCTTCACCGCGCTACGCTCCTACTCGTCGGACACCGGCCGCTGGAGCACGGAGGCTAAGAGGTCATGGGGCCCGAAGATCGCGAGCGAGAAGCTGCGCGAGCTTGGCCAGAGCATCGTGTTCCGTGGCGTGGCATACTGGCTCCTGGGACGCACGGCGTTCGCGGTGCGGCTGGACACCCCGGAGCCTGCGGAGGAGCGCATGCCGCAGTGCGGCATCCCGAACCTGCCCCCGGGGTGGAGAGCGTTCGGAGTGGCTGCCGACGGGAAGCTTATGTTCGTCGACGCTGCGCTTGGTCTAGATTACAAAGCTGCAGTTCGTTCATATCACCTCACCGTGGCGAAAAGGGCAGTCTTCTGTCCCAGCACCGGGGATGACGGGTGCTCCGGCGCATGGGACTGGACAAACAGGTATTGCATCAGACTGAAAGAGCTGAAGGTGCGGTGCGGAGGTTCTCAGGAAGAGAAGGTACCGCCGTATGGAGACAAGGTTAACCTTCGGTGGTTCTGCGAGAAGAGTGGCAACCTGCTCTTTACCCTTGGCGAAGGCACCGGTAGTCCTGGAGCCTTTGTACTTAATATGGCCACAGAGCATGTCGAGAAGGTGGCAGATGGCGTCGACTGCGATTCATGGAGGAACTTCGTCGGGTACGAAATGGATGGGGCTGCATACCTCGCGTCCATATCACGTGGATGA